The following proteins are co-located in the Paludibaculum fermentans genome:
- a CDS encoding PadR family transcriptional regulator, which yields MGKNDLLPGTLDMMVLKTLTRGTLHGYAIAQLLRQLSEDILQVEEGSLYPALQRLELNGWIEGEWGQSANNRRARFYKLTADGRKQLASETARYREMSGAIARVMGLA from the coding sequence ATGGGAAAGAACGACCTGCTCCCCGGCACTCTCGACATGATGGTCCTCAAAACGCTTACCCGAGGAACCCTCCACGGCTACGCCATCGCCCAACTCCTCCGCCAGCTTTCCGAGGACATCCTGCAGGTGGAAGAAGGCTCGCTCTATCCCGCCCTGCAGCGCCTGGAACTCAACGGCTGGATCGAAGGCGAATGGGGTCAGTCCGCCAACAACCGCCGCGCCCGCTTCTACAAACTCACTGCCGATGGCCGCAAACAGCTCGCCTCCGAAACGGCCCGTTACCGCGAAATGTCTGGCGCCATTGCCCGGGTCATGGGCTTGGCCTGA
- a CDS encoding PadR family transcriptional regulator — protein MIQIMLGEFEYLLITAAARLGDDAYGAAMREEIESTTGRRCSIGALYTTVDRLESKGFVETWMGEATAQRGGRAKRMVRVTPKGVTAAKDFYEAVIRLSIGVSWAENRTQRLA, from the coding sequence GTGATTCAAATCATGCTGGGCGAGTTTGAATACCTTCTGATTACGGCGGCTGCCCGGCTCGGCGACGACGCTTATGGCGCGGCGATGCGCGAGGAGATTGAATCGACCACCGGCCGGCGTTGCTCGATCGGCGCGCTTTACACCACAGTAGACCGGCTGGAGTCCAAGGGCTTCGTCGAGACCTGGATGGGCGAGGCGACCGCGCAGCGAGGGGGCCGGGCGAAGCGGATGGTGCGGGTGACGCCGAAGGGTGTCACCGCGGCCAAGGACTTCTACGAGGCGGTGATCCGGTTGAGCATCGGCGTCTCGTGGGCGGAAAACCGGACCCAACGGTTGGCATGA
- a CDS encoding ankyrin repeat domain-containing protein, with translation MPQARPPRNPDGSPPCLHQAVGGTAAWRRLSEAFYGRVAQDPRLRHLFPGKSFHCAIEELTAFLVQLFGGPGGDTQRRWWLSLHESHQRFKIGHEERAAWLENMRSTLDDMPMAPEHRAALLRFFEDSSAHVVNTGGPVPTAALPANQPAGATEQEIARRWQGQCALDQFVAALRANNAESALSLMDGQVLLERFQYDRSGLAGVLGLMLGVDHPSIQAYVHTRLTMDPTLVTERFAGRTLLHQAAALGHRPFVELLLRLGADPNGMDGGEHTPLYSLANEYRGNDGGPLVRILVQAGSKVDANGGAKRCTALHMAARRGSVEIAEALLDCGAAIEARDSLGETPLRRAVNCDKIRVAALLLNRSADPHSLGSKRRTPFLAARSEAMKALLQSRK, from the coding sequence ATGCCGCAAGCCCGCCCCCCGCGGAATCCGGATGGCAGCCCGCCCTGCCTGCACCAGGCCGTTGGCGGCACCGCGGCGTGGCGCCGGCTCTCCGAAGCGTTCTACGGCCGCGTCGCACAGGATCCACGTCTCCGCCACCTCTTTCCGGGCAAGTCCTTTCACTGCGCCATCGAGGAACTCACCGCCTTCCTCGTTCAACTCTTTGGCGGGCCCGGCGGCGATACCCAGCGCCGTTGGTGGCTCAGTCTCCACGAGTCGCACCAGCGCTTCAAGATCGGGCACGAGGAGCGCGCCGCCTGGCTGGAGAACATGCGGTCCACCCTCGACGACATGCCCATGGCGCCGGAACACCGCGCCGCCCTGCTCAGGTTCTTCGAGGACTCCTCCGCCCATGTCGTGAATACCGGCGGCCCGGTCCCCACCGCCGCACTCCCGGCAAACCAGCCCGCCGGCGCAACAGAACAGGAGATTGCCCGCCGCTGGCAGGGCCAGTGCGCCCTCGACCAGTTCGTGGCCGCTCTCCGGGCAAACAATGCGGAATCGGCCCTGTCCCTCATGGATGGCCAGGTCCTGCTCGAGCGGTTCCAGTACGACCGTTCCGGGCTCGCGGGCGTGCTCGGACTCATGCTTGGGGTGGACCACCCCTCCATCCAGGCGTACGTCCACACGCGTCTCACCATGGACCCGACCCTCGTAACCGAGCGCTTCGCCGGCCGCACCCTCCTCCACCAGGCCGCCGCCCTCGGCCACCGGCCGTTCGTGGAACTGCTTCTGCGTCTGGGTGCGGATCCCAACGGAATGGACGGCGGCGAGCACACGCCGCTCTATTCGCTCGCCAACGAATACCGCGGCAACGATGGCGGGCCGCTCGTCCGGATTCTCGTGCAGGCCGGCTCCAAGGTTGACGCGAATGGTGGAGCCAAACGCTGCACCGCCCTCCACATGGCCGCTCGCCGGGGCAGCGTGGAAATTGCCGAGGCCCTGCTGGACTGCGGAGCAGCCATCGAAGCCCGCGACAGCCTGGGCGAAACGCCGCTCCGCCGAGCCGTCAATTGCGACAAGATCCGGGTCGCGGCTCTCCTTCTCAACCGCTCAGCGGACCCGCACTCCCTGGGCAGCAAACGCCGCACCCCATTCCTCGCCGCCCGCTCAGAGGCGATGAAAGCCCTGTTGCAGTCGCGCAAATGA
- a CDS encoding (2Fe-2S)-binding protein translates to MTVNGARKAIAAAPQTPLLYVLRNELNLTGPRFGCGLAQCGACAVLVDGKEVRSCATPAGSVNGKRVTTIEGLSALWAADHPPAEAGSAGALHPVQQAWIDEQVPQCGYCQSGMMIAAVDLLSRNANPTVEEIKDAFTNTPPSPHLCRCGTYAAIIDAVLLAARTMTAGKAD, encoded by the coding sequence ATGACTGTGAATGGCGCGCGGAAGGCGATCGCCGCCGCACCACAAACCCCATTGCTCTATGTGCTACGCAATGAGTTGAACCTCACGGGCCCGCGTTTCGGCTGCGGGCTGGCGCAGTGCGGCGCGTGCGCCGTGCTGGTGGACGGCAAGGAGGTTCGCTCCTGCGCCACGCCGGCGGGGTCCGTCAACGGCAAACGCGTCACCACCATTGAAGGCTTGTCCGCGCTCTGGGCGGCGGACCATCCGCCAGCCGAGGCTGGTTCCGCCGGCGCCCTGCATCCCGTGCAGCAGGCCTGGATCGACGAACAGGTGCCACAGTGCGGCTACTGCCAGAGCGGCATGATGATTGCGGCGGTCGACCTGCTCTCCAGAAATGCGAATCCAACGGTCGAGGAGATCAAGGACGCCTTCACGAATACGCCGCCTTCGCCACACCTCTGCCGCTGCGGCACGTATGCGGCGATCATTGATGCCGTCCTGCTTGCGGCCAGGACGATGACGGCGGGCAAGGCCGATTGA
- a CDS encoding GH35 family beta-galactosidase translates to MLRLFKPALLAAALICCAVAAPMPQIVKQGRKFTLLVDGKPFILLGGQVNNSTGWPSRMQEIWPVYKALHANTAEIPVYWEIVEPKPNEFHFEAVDQIIRDARAQNLRLVLLWFATWKNGVMDYAPGWVKADTAKYPRMIDSGGKPVRVLSPHSEATMHADRNAFAAFMRHLKEVDGDAHTVIMVQVENEPGSLFTDRDHAPASNKLFEGPVPAALTTALKKNAGTWTQVFGPEADEAFAAWHVAKYVNEVAAGGRKEYGLPLYVNVWLRERKNFMRPGEAYPSGGATSNVLDIWKVATPSIDVIAPDIYVMDYAGYRAVCESYGRPDNALLIPETGGFGAFARYMFYALADYDALGFAPFGIDRIGAGTVPDGVPGVSAGTSIADLVRPMMDNYRLLGPALDQIAAWQGTGKLHSAVEEDQITERLLTFTDYEVLAQFGRPEVSYGGTFASGTARKTGRAMVSEIAPDEFVILGFDTTIRFEPRRGSKLKSAQFLWVEEGKFENGEWKAARRLNGDETFFRLTLPSQGAILRAKLMSY, encoded by the coding sequence ATGCTCCGATTGTTCAAACCCGCCCTGCTGGCGGCTGCGCTGATCTGTTGCGCTGTTGCCGCGCCCATGCCGCAGATCGTCAAACAGGGGCGCAAGTTCACGCTCCTGGTGGACGGCAAGCCCTTCATCCTCCTGGGCGGCCAGGTGAACAACTCCACCGGGTGGCCATCTCGCATGCAGGAGATCTGGCCTGTCTACAAGGCCCTCCACGCCAACACGGCCGAGATCCCGGTCTACTGGGAGATCGTCGAGCCCAAGCCCAACGAGTTCCACTTCGAAGCCGTCGATCAGATCATCCGTGACGCCCGCGCCCAGAACCTGCGTCTCGTCCTGCTCTGGTTCGCCACCTGGAAGAACGGCGTCATGGACTACGCGCCCGGGTGGGTAAAGGCCGACACCGCCAAGTACCCCCGCATGATTGATTCGGGCGGCAAACCCGTCCGCGTCCTCTCACCCCACAGCGAGGCAACCATGCACGCGGATCGCAACGCCTTCGCCGCCTTCATGCGCCACCTCAAGGAAGTGGATGGCGACGCACACACCGTCATCATGGTGCAGGTCGAGAATGAACCCGGCTCCCTCTTTACTGACCGCGATCACGCCCCCGCTTCCAACAAGCTCTTTGAAGGACCCGTACCCGCCGCGCTGACCACCGCCCTCAAGAAGAACGCCGGCACCTGGACCCAGGTCTTCGGTCCGGAGGCCGACGAAGCCTTCGCCGCCTGGCATGTCGCGAAGTACGTGAACGAAGTCGCCGCAGGCGGCCGGAAGGAGTACGGCCTCCCGCTCTACGTCAATGTCTGGCTGCGCGAGCGCAAGAACTTCATGCGCCCCGGCGAGGCCTACCCCAGCGGCGGAGCCACCTCCAACGTGCTCGACATCTGGAAGGTAGCGACCCCTTCCATCGACGTGATTGCGCCCGACATCTACGTGATGGACTACGCCGGCTACCGCGCCGTCTGCGAGAGCTACGGCCGGCCCGACAACGCCCTGCTCATCCCGGAAACAGGGGGCTTCGGAGCCTTCGCCCGCTATATGTTCTACGCCCTGGCCGACTACGACGCCCTGGGCTTCGCCCCCTTCGGCATCGATCGCATCGGCGCGGGCACTGTCCCGGACGGCGTCCCCGGAGTCAGCGCCGGCACCAGCATCGCCGATCTCGTCCGCCCCATGATGGACAACTACCGCCTGCTCGGCCCCGCTCTCGACCAGATCGCCGCCTGGCAGGGCACCGGCAAACTCCACTCCGCCGTGGAAGAAGATCAGATCACTGAGCGCCTGCTCACCTTCACAGACTATGAGGTGCTCGCCCAGTTCGGCAGGCCCGAGGTCAGCTATGGCGGCACCTTTGCGTCGGGGACGGCCCGCAAAACCGGCCGTGCGATGGTCTCCGAGATCGCACCGGATGAGTTCGTGATCCTCGGTTTCGACACCACGATCCGCTTCGAACCCCGCCGCGGCTCCAAGCTCAAGAGCGCCCAATTCCTCTGGGTAGAAGAGGGCAAGTTCGAGAATGGCGAATGGAAGGCCGCCCGCCGGCTCAACGGCGACGAGACCTTCTTCCGCCTGACACTACCCTCGCAGGGGGCAATCCTGCGAGCGAAGCTGATGTCTTATTGA
- a CDS encoding ankyrin repeat domain-containing protein: MKLLFWLIVLCDMAGIFLMFVLGLAAATSSKTSSISVAGVMLLVPGLVLALSIFLFHGTSSRLLRGTGFLLALSPVLILVLLKGYTEAQVRLNSDSQGNLTFFRSGPVRDIATAISQNDAATVASLAPKVDVNSRGFADTTLLMLAFRQLRATPDHLEVLRALMKAGADPNLGSGDELPLSLAIQLSGKTGPEPVQLLLAAGAKPNTKDSFGTPVFYGAAGRTVPPEILQMVLDHGADIKARDSQGNSVVFAASTSSNWKAALMLLERGADWKQYRTPDGMGYKDMLESHLRVYGDEPGLAEVIAFVRQH; encoded by the coding sequence ATGAAACTTCTGTTCTGGCTCATTGTTCTCTGCGACATGGCAGGGATCTTCCTGATGTTTGTGCTCGGACTGGCCGCGGCCACAAGTTCGAAGACGAGTTCGATCAGCGTGGCCGGGGTTATGCTGCTGGTCCCCGGGCTGGTGCTGGCGCTGTCGATCTTCCTGTTTCACGGGACTTCGTCGCGGTTGCTGCGCGGGACCGGGTTCCTGCTGGCGCTGTCGCCGGTGTTGATTCTCGTCCTGCTGAAGGGCTACACCGAGGCGCAGGTGCGGCTGAACAGCGACTCGCAGGGCAACCTGACGTTCTTCCGCTCAGGACCCGTCCGTGATATCGCCACTGCTATCTCGCAGAACGATGCCGCTACGGTGGCGTCGCTGGCGCCCAAAGTCGATGTGAACAGCCGCGGTTTTGCGGACACCACTCTGCTGATGCTGGCCTTCCGGCAATTGCGCGCCACTCCGGACCATCTGGAGGTGCTGCGGGCGCTGATGAAGGCAGGGGCCGATCCAAACCTCGGGTCTGGCGATGAGCTACCGCTGAGTCTGGCGATTCAGCTCAGCGGGAAGACAGGGCCGGAACCGGTCCAATTGCTGCTGGCAGCCGGCGCCAAGCCGAATACCAAGGATTCCTTCGGTACGCCGGTCTTCTATGGAGCGGCGGGCCGGACGGTGCCTCCGGAGATCTTGCAGATGGTGCTGGATCACGGCGCGGATATCAAGGCTCGCGACTCGCAGGGGAACAGCGTGGTGTTCGCGGCGTCGACTTCCTCGAACTGGAAGGCGGCACTGATGCTACTGGAGCGAGGCGCGGACTGGAAACAGTACCGCACGCCCGACGGCATGGGCTACAAGGACATGCTGGAATCCCATCTGCGTGTATACGGAGATGAACCAGGACTGGCCGAAGTCATCGCGTTCGTGCGGCAGCACTGA
- a CDS encoding PKD domain-containing protein: protein MSSHPALRVLLLPVLAALLHAQPQSLARPGVTFQIFQFPADQIPRVDGNTDDWSMVPESYMIGTDQLMDTVHGRGTNIDRKDLDVRVKVGWVKGINRLYFLYEAYDNYWDFSRNDLHNDIFEVVVDGDLSGGPLIAQMHPNKDIPRWDAHFSMHGVHAQNYHIFTPAEGKDWALAWGCQPWIKELPYMNAAYKYNFKPGEAGRLTLEFWITPFDYASCDGPDRSVESKLWENKIIGLSWSILDYDDVNAKTHTGFWNLSHKQTMYGNASDLVAFRLMPLEPNLRKKLEAQWSFVVADMDRRLIAFTDRTVGQVTSWKWDFGDGTESTEQHPIHAYEKAGQYVVTLYVEGPAGKSRRAKVWDVTVK from the coding sequence ATGAGTTCCCATCCCGCCCTCCGCGTACTGCTGCTGCCCGTGCTGGCCGCGCTGCTGCACGCGCAACCGCAGTCGCTGGCCCGCCCTGGCGTCACCTTCCAGATCTTCCAGTTCCCTGCAGACCAGATCCCCCGAGTGGACGGCAACACGGATGACTGGTCAATGGTGCCGGAGAGCTACATGATCGGGACGGACCAGTTGATGGATACAGTCCATGGCCGAGGCACGAACATCGACCGCAAGGATCTCGATGTGCGTGTGAAGGTGGGCTGGGTGAAGGGCATAAACCGCCTCTACTTCCTCTATGAGGCGTACGACAACTACTGGGACTTCTCGCGCAACGACCTGCACAACGACATCTTCGAAGTGGTGGTGGACGGCGACCTGTCCGGCGGCCCGCTGATCGCCCAGATGCACCCGAACAAAGACATTCCGCGCTGGGACGCGCATTTCTCCATGCATGGCGTGCATGCGCAGAACTATCACATCTTCACGCCGGCGGAGGGCAAGGACTGGGCACTGGCGTGGGGCTGCCAGCCGTGGATCAAGGAACTGCCGTATATGAATGCGGCGTACAAGTACAACTTCAAGCCGGGTGAGGCGGGCCGCCTAACGCTGGAGTTCTGGATTACACCGTTCGACTATGCGAGCTGCGACGGGCCGGACCGGTCGGTCGAGTCGAAGCTCTGGGAGAACAAGATCATCGGGCTCTCGTGGTCGATCTTGGACTACGACGACGTCAACGCCAAGACGCACACGGGCTTCTGGAACCTCTCCCACAAGCAGACGATGTACGGCAACGCGTCTGACCTGGTCGCGTTCCGCCTGATGCCGTTGGAGCCCAATTTGAGAAAGAAGCTCGAAGCCCAATGGTCCTTCGTGGTGGCGGACATGGACCGCCGTCTGATCGCGTTCACGGATCGGACTGTGGGCCAGGTGACGTCTTGGAAGTGGGATTTCGGCGACGGCACAGAATCGACGGAGCAGCATCCGATCCACGCGTACGAGAAGGCAGGGCAGTACGTTGTCACCCTGTACGTTGAGGGACCCGCCGGAAAGTCGCGCCGTGCCAAGGTGTGGGACGTGACCGTGAAGTAG
- a CDS encoding ornithine cyclodeaminase family protein gives MRFIDREEVARRLTYPRCIPIVRDAMIAFSKGETIQHLRSILTLSPGRLFGIMPGALGTDVPFGAKLISVFHGNAALGRQSHQGVVVLFDPLTGEPVCVVHAGELTAIRTAAASAVATDALARPDAARLAILGSGEQAGTHIQAIAQVRKLESIRIWGRSPARAAALAERTEAACPVLPAASVEEAVADADIVCTVTSSAEPILQGRCLKPGTHVNVVGSSHAGPVEVDNDLVVRSRFIADSREGVLLQGAEFLRAKQAGLIGDDHLVGEIGQVLAGTIPGRQSQDQITVYKSLGHVVQDLATAWALYTQPDEQRINP, from the coding sequence ATGCGCTTCATTGACCGCGAGGAAGTTGCCCGCCGTCTCACCTATCCGCGCTGCATCCCCATCGTGCGGGACGCGATGATCGCGTTCTCGAAGGGCGAGACCATCCAGCACCTGCGCTCCATCCTGACCCTTTCACCGGGCCGCCTGTTCGGCATCATGCCCGGGGCGCTGGGTACGGATGTTCCCTTCGGCGCGAAGCTGATCAGCGTCTTCCACGGCAACGCCGCGCTCGGCCGGCAGTCGCATCAGGGTGTGGTCGTCTTGTTCGATCCCCTCACCGGAGAGCCCGTCTGCGTGGTCCATGCAGGCGAACTCACGGCCATCCGGACAGCCGCGGCCAGCGCGGTGGCCACTGATGCCCTCGCCCGTCCCGATGCCGCCCGCCTCGCCATACTGGGCTCCGGCGAACAGGCCGGAACGCACATCCAGGCCATCGCCCAGGTCAGAAAGTTGGAGTCGATCCGCATCTGGGGCAGATCCCCGGCACGGGCCGCTGCCCTGGCGGAGCGGACGGAAGCCGCCTGCCCGGTGCTGCCGGCTGCCTCTGTGGAAGAGGCCGTCGCGGACGCCGACATCGTCTGTACCGTCACCTCTTCGGCCGAGCCCATACTGCAGGGCCGGTGCCTGAAGCCGGGCACACACGTGAACGTCGTGGGCTCCAGCCATGCGGGTCCGGTGGAGGTCGACAACGACCTGGTGGTGCGGTCCCGGTTCATCGCGGACAGCCGCGAGGGCGTACTGCTGCAGGGCGCCGAGTTCCTGCGGGCCAAGCAGGCCGGCCTGATCGGAGACGATCACCTCGTGGGCGAGATCGGCCAGGTCCTGGCCGGCACGATTCCCGGTCGCCAGTCGCAGGACCAGATCACCGTCTACAAATCACTGGGTCACGTCGTGCAGGACTTGGCCACGGCGTGGGCCCTGTACACCCAGCCGGACGAGCAACGGATCAACCCTTGA
- a CDS encoding xanthine dehydrogenase family protein molybdopterin-binding subunit — MRPRTAVPISSTLTRRSLVQAGGALFVSLALPAQQPDRPAAAVSALDPTRLPSWLEIRADNTIVARTGRTETGTGMSAFYAQTLAEELCVRPETITLILGDTDRTPDGGYSAGFLTGAMNFRKVGAYTHQALLGLAAARLAVPAAELSVTDGSVSGGGKSISYGQLVQGQQLDLKIPISGTPARVDATTGNGLAGLDGYVVAGDPPMRPIGQYRVVGKSYPMPGIPDKVTGRTQWSCDVRLPGMLHARMIRPATLGSTLLALGTLDKKRFPTAQVVRKNNLVAVVSPDEWEAIGAARAVANTTQWTAWAGLPGSENLTAALRAVNWGAPSEAHGKAETVTASLAGAARTISASYEQPYVRHAPMGPFVAVAEVKPDGAVTVWTHSSHSQGLRAQLAHTFGVPVEKVVVRWLDQAGQYGRTTFGGDGAEADAVVLSQMTGKPVRVQWTLQEDLAWSTVSPGWVADIKAGLDASGRIAALQLDSYMPKQMDARLLGAILAGLPCSTSKSSNFLALEWAYDRIPNFCERGFGMGNLAGETPAGGLRGNIMRTPGQRQQNFVLEGLINEAAATAAADPIQYRLDHTTDQRLIDILKATAKAAGWTPRPSPKPEARRDGPGTLTGRGVNIMKRSNAYWVGIAEIAVTPATGVVQVTKFTIGLECGKIINPRQLDRCMKSGLVMGLSETLKEEVTFDKERVTSTDWSKYKILTMAEMPEIRTVQVSRDDQGFGTGGEAANGICAPAVAAAFFDATGVHPRRIPLTPAYVTKLLKG, encoded by the coding sequence ATGCGGCCCCGCACAGCAGTCCCCATCAGTTCCACCCTCACGCGGCGCAGTCTCGTGCAGGCGGGCGGCGCGCTCTTTGTCTCGCTGGCGCTGCCGGCACAGCAGCCGGACAGGCCTGCCGCGGCCGTCAGCGCACTCGATCCCACGCGACTCCCCTCGTGGCTGGAGATCCGTGCCGACAACACAATCGTGGCTCGCACCGGCCGCACAGAGACCGGCACCGGGATGAGCGCTTTCTACGCCCAGACGCTCGCCGAGGAGCTGTGCGTCCGGCCCGAGACGATCACGCTGATCCTCGGAGATACGGATCGTACGCCGGATGGGGGCTATTCGGCGGGCTTCCTCACAGGGGCGATGAACTTTCGGAAGGTCGGCGCGTATACGCATCAGGCGCTGCTCGGCCTGGCCGCTGCCCGCCTCGCAGTGCCGGCCGCGGAGCTCAGCGTCACGGATGGAAGCGTCTCCGGCGGCGGCAAGAGTATCAGCTACGGTCAGCTCGTGCAGGGCCAGCAGCTGGACCTGAAGATTCCGATCTCGGGTACGCCGGCCCGCGTCGATGCGACGACGGGCAACGGCCTGGCCGGGCTCGATGGCTACGTCGTCGCCGGCGACCCGCCCATGAGGCCCATTGGCCAGTACCGCGTGGTGGGCAAGTCGTATCCGATGCCAGGCATTCCGGACAAGGTGACGGGCCGGACGCAGTGGAGCTGTGACGTCAGGCTGCCGGGCATGCTGCACGCCCGCATGATCCGGCCCGCGACGCTTGGCTCCACCTTGCTCGCGCTGGGGACGCTGGACAAGAAGCGCTTTCCCACCGCGCAGGTCGTCCGCAAGAACAACCTCGTGGCGGTCGTCTCACCCGACGAGTGGGAAGCGATCGGCGCCGCGCGGGCCGTTGCGAACACAACCCAATGGACGGCGTGGGCCGGCCTCCCCGGAAGCGAGAATCTGACGGCTGCCCTGCGAGCAGTCAACTGGGGCGCGCCCAGTGAGGCTCATGGCAAAGCCGAAACCGTCACCGCTTCGCTGGCAGGCGCGGCCCGGACCATCTCGGCGAGTTACGAGCAGCCGTATGTGCGCCACGCCCCCATGGGTCCGTTTGTCGCAGTTGCTGAGGTAAAGCCCGACGGCGCGGTCACTGTGTGGACCCACTCCTCGCACTCCCAGGGCCTGCGGGCACAGCTCGCACACACATTTGGCGTCCCTGTGGAGAAGGTCGTGGTCCGCTGGCTGGATCAGGCCGGGCAGTATGGCCGCACTACCTTTGGCGGCGATGGAGCCGAGGCGGACGCGGTGGTCCTTTCACAGATGACCGGCAAGCCCGTGCGCGTCCAGTGGACCCTGCAGGAGGACCTCGCATGGTCCACTGTATCCCCCGGCTGGGTCGCGGATATCAAGGCTGGCCTCGACGCCAGCGGCCGCATAGCCGCGCTTCAGCTCGACTCCTACATGCCGAAGCAGATGGACGCGCGGCTGCTGGGCGCGATCCTGGCCGGCCTGCCCTGCAGCACCTCGAAGTCCTCCAATTTCCTCGCGCTGGAGTGGGCCTATGACCGCATTCCGAACTTCTGTGAGCGCGGCTTCGGCATGGGCAACCTGGCTGGGGAAACGCCCGCCGGCGGCCTGCGCGGCAATATTATGCGTACGCCGGGGCAGCGCCAGCAGAACTTCGTCCTGGAGGGACTCATCAACGAAGCTGCCGCAACGGCCGCCGCCGATCCCATTCAATACCGGCTCGACCATACGACGGACCAGAGGCTGATCGACATCCTGAAGGCGACCGCGAAGGCGGCCGGATGGACCCCGCGACCCTCACCTAAGCCGGAGGCGCGAAGAGACGGGCCAGGCACGCTGACAGGTCGAGGGGTCAATATCATGAAGCGCTCCAACGCCTACTGGGTGGGGATCGCCGAGATCGCCGTGACGCCGGCAACGGGGGTGGTGCAGGTCACAAAATTCACGATCGGCCTGGAGTGCGGCAAGATCATCAACCCGCGCCAGCTCGACCGCTGCATGAAGAGCGGACTGGTCATGGGACTCAGCGAGACGTTGAAGGAGGAGGTGACCTTCGACAAGGAACGGGTCACCAGCACGGACTGGAGCAAGTACAAAATCCTGACGATGGCTGAGATGCCTGAGATCCGGACTGTCCAGGTTTCGCGCGATGACCAGGGGTTCGGTACAGGTGGAGAGGCCGCCAACGGCATCTGCGCTCCGGCGGTGGCGGCTGCGTTTTTCGACGCCACGGGGGTGCACCCACGACGCATTCCGTTGACCCCTGCCTACGTGACGAAACTGCTCAAGGGTTGA